Proteins from a single region of Dictyostelium discoideum AX4 chromosome 5 chromosome, whole genome shotgun sequence:
- the rpl10 gene encoding S60 ribosomal protein L10, whose product MGRRPARCYRYCKNKPYIKSRYCRGVPDAKIRIFDLGRKKASTDEFPLCVHLISLEKEQLSSEAIEAGRISCNKYISKTGGKDSFHMRVRVHPWHVLRINKMLSCAGADRLQTGMRGAFGKPMGTVARVNIGQIIFSIRTRDNMLANVVEALRRSSYKFPGRQKIVVSKKWGFTAYNREAYQKLKADGRLMNDGANVKVITNHGTLAQYAKDIAAAN is encoded by the exons atgggTCGTC gTCCAGCTAGATG CTACAGATATTGCAAA AACAAACCATACATCAAATCTAGATATTGTCGTGGTGTACCAGATGCTAAAATCAGAATTTTCGATTTAGGTCGTAAGAAAGCATCAACTGATGAATTCCCATTATGTGTTCATCTCATCTCCCTCGAAAAAGAACAACTTTCATCAGAAGCCATTGAAGCTGGTCGTATTTCATGTAACAAATACATCTCAAAGACTGGTGGTAAAGATTCATTCCACATGAGAGTCAGAGTTCACCCATGGCACGTATTACGTATTAACAAGATGCTTTCATGCGCTGGTGCAGATAGACTTCAAACCGGTATGAGAGGTGCCTTCGGTAAACCAATGGGTACTGTTGCTCGTGTTAATATTGGTCAAATCATTTTCTCCATCAGAACCAGAGATAATATGTTAGCCAACGTTGTTGAAGCTTTACGTAGATCTTCATACAAATTCCCAGGTCGTCAAAAGATCGTTGTCTCAAAGAAATGGGGTTTCACCGCCTACAATCGTGAAGCttaccaaaaattaaaagctGACGGTCGTTTAATGAACGATGGTGCCAACGTTAAAGTCATCACCAACCACGGTACTCTTGCTCAATACGCCAAAGATATCGCTGCTGCcaactaa
- a CDS encoding chaperonin 10, with translation MSGVKKFIPLLDRILVEKISNQATKTSGGIFIPTNKDAPTNNAKVIAVGTGSVKLDGSFIDPIVKEGDIVLINPKARSNTVPWGDKTYHLLSENDILGIIEN, from the exons atGTCT GgtgttaaaaaatttattccaTTATTAGATCGTATATTAGTTGAAAAGATTTCAAATCAAGCAACTAAAACTTCAGGTGGTATTTTCATTCCAACCAACAAAGATGCACCAACAAACAATGCTAAAGTAATTGCAGTAGGTACAGGTTCAGTTAAATTAGATGGTTCATTTATTGATCCAATCGTAAAAGAAGGtgatattgttttaattaatccAAAAGCAAGATCAAATACTGTTCCATGGGGTGATAAAACTTATCACTTACTCAgtgaaaatgatattttaggtataattgaaaattaa
- the snrpE gene encoding small nuclear ribonucleoprotein E, which produces MSRHHAKSVMIKPITLIFKFLTQKTEVQIMLFENTDIRIQGVIIGLDEYMNLVLDNASELSIKKKTKKPLGQILLKGDNISLVLEAATRPIV; this is translated from the exons atgagtAGACATCATGCAAAATCTGTTATGATTAAACCAAtc acattaatttttaaatttttaaccCAAAAAACAGAAGTACAAATTATGCTTTTTGAAAATACAGATATTAGAATTCAAGGTGTAATCATT gGTCTTGATGAATATATGAATTTAGTTTTAGATAATGCATcagaattatcaattaaaaagaaaacaaagaaaCCATTAggtcaaattttattaaaaggtGATAATATATCACTAGTATTAGAGGCTGCAACCAGACctattgtttaa